The following coding sequences lie in one Myxococcus xanthus genomic window:
- a CDS encoding SCO family protein: MMSTRSYILPRACRAGFLAAAALVLAVAVPALAMPGAGKTPRAILEAQQDLPPPIQGVDVQEHLGELVPMDTRFLDASGREVRLGDVVPKARPTLLTLVYYNCPMLCNLVLNAQVQSMKELGLELGKDYEAVTVSIDPDDTPAQSLERRRRHLQSMGKPETAPWHFLTGTDAEIRRLADALGFKYTYDESTKQYAHAAVVHVLTPEGSISRYLYGTTFPPSDMKLALLEAANGRVGTSFDQIILSCFKYDTASRRYGFYIFGFIRLGGIAVFSVLATMLIYFWRRELKKGAAA; the protein is encoded by the coding sequence ATGATGTCCACCCGCTCCTACATCCTTCCGCGCGCCTGCCGCGCGGGCTTCCTCGCCGCGGCGGCGCTGGTGCTGGCCGTCGCGGTGCCGGCCTTGGCCATGCCAGGTGCCGGGAAGACGCCCCGGGCCATCCTGGAGGCACAGCAGGACCTGCCGCCCCCCATTCAAGGTGTGGACGTGCAGGAGCATCTGGGGGAGCTGGTGCCCATGGACACCCGCTTCCTCGACGCCTCCGGGCGCGAGGTGCGCCTGGGCGACGTGGTGCCGAAGGCGCGGCCCACCCTGCTGACGCTCGTCTATTACAACTGCCCCATGCTCTGTAACCTGGTGCTCAACGCCCAGGTGCAGTCCATGAAGGAGCTCGGGCTCGAGCTGGGCAAGGACTACGAAGCCGTCACCGTCAGCATCGACCCTGACGACACGCCTGCCCAGAGCCTGGAGCGGCGGCGGCGGCACCTGCAGTCCATGGGCAAGCCGGAGACGGCCCCCTGGCACTTCCTGACCGGCACGGACGCGGAAATCCGCCGGCTCGCGGACGCCCTTGGCTTCAAGTACACCTACGACGAGAGCACGAAGCAGTACGCCCACGCAGCCGTGGTGCACGTGCTCACGCCGGAAGGCAGCATCTCCCGGTATCTCTACGGGACGACGTTTCCCCCCTCGGACATGAAGCTGGCGTTGCTGGAGGCGGCCAATGGCCGCGTAGGTACCAGCTTCGATCAGATCATCCTGTCCTGCTTCAAGTATGACACCGCCAGTCGGCGGTATGGCTTCTACATCTTCGGGTTCATCCGCCTGGGCGGCATAGCCGTGTTCTCCGTCCTGGCGACGATGCTGATCTACTTCTGGAGGCGCGAGCTGAAGAAAGGCGCGGCGGCATGA
- the coxB gene encoding cytochrome c oxidase subunit II produces MSELLNNILFLPEAASTFAERIDTLHHFVVGTTMVMSTAVGMAALFFFFRYRRRLPAQATEYIVPTLKTEFLFVSVPLVFFLTWFGIGFRDFTWVTTPPKDSMDVYVMGKQWMWKFSYPEGPNGVNVLHVPANRPVRLLITSRDVLHSFYVPAFRIKMDALPGRYTQIWFEATKPGTYQVLCTEYCGLSHSKMLAEVVVLPQEEYENWIQEQRRGRLQDRQDALADNSLVPPVARMVEQGQVLAGTQGCLKCHSVDGSQHIGPTFLGMYDRVEQLEDGQTIRVDEAYITQSMMDPGAHLVAGYQNVMPTYQGKLQGPETAAIVEYIKSLRTPNVREGASEGPAYDAIQ; encoded by the coding sequence ATGAGCGAGCTTCTCAACAATATCCTGTTCCTCCCGGAGGCCGCGTCCACGTTCGCGGAGCGCATCGACACGCTGCATCACTTCGTCGTGGGTACGACGATGGTGATGTCAACGGCGGTCGGTATGGCGGCCCTGTTCTTCTTCTTCCGTTACCGCCGCCGCCTCCCGGCGCAGGCGACGGAGTACATCGTTCCCACCCTGAAGACGGAGTTCCTCTTCGTCTCCGTTCCCCTCGTGTTCTTCCTGACCTGGTTCGGTATCGGGTTCCGGGACTTCACGTGGGTCACCACGCCGCCCAAGGACTCGATGGATGTCTACGTCATGGGCAAGCAGTGGATGTGGAAGTTCTCCTACCCGGAGGGCCCCAACGGGGTGAACGTGCTGCACGTGCCGGCGAACCGTCCGGTGCGTCTGCTCATCACCTCGCGTGACGTGCTGCACTCCTTCTACGTGCCGGCCTTCCGCATCAAGATGGATGCGCTCCCGGGCCGCTACACGCAGATCTGGTTCGAGGCGACCAAGCCGGGCACGTACCAGGTGCTGTGCACCGAGTACTGCGGCCTGTCGCACTCGAAGATGCTGGCCGAGGTCGTCGTGCTCCCGCAGGAGGAGTACGAAAACTGGATCCAGGAGCAGCGCCGCGGCCGTCTGCAGGACCGTCAGGACGCGCTGGCGGACAACTCCCTGGTGCCGCCGGTGGCGCGCATGGTGGAGCAGGGCCAGGTGCTCGCGGGCACGCAGGGCTGCCTCAAGTGCCACTCGGTGGACGGCTCGCAGCACATCGGCCCGACCTTCCTGGGCATGTACGACCGCGTGGAGCAGCTCGAGGACGGGCAGACCATCCGCGTGGACGAGGCCTATATCACCCAGTCGATGATGGACCCGGGCGCCCACCTGGTGGCGGGCTACCAGAACGTGATGCCGACCTACCAGGGCAAGCTGCAGGGCCCGGAGACGGCCGCCATCGTCGAGTACATCAAGTCGCTTCGCACTCCGAACGTCCGTGAGGGCGCCTCCGAGGGACCCGCCTATGACGCCATCCAGTAG
- the ctaD gene encoding cytochrome c oxidase subunit I translates to MTPSSSIAAPGATPAPEEHHDHHPSYLVDGTTIKSWLLTVDHKRIGLMFLFWVLLFFLVGGIFALLIRVELLTPGPTIMDAMTYNRTFTLHGLVMIFLFMIPAIPAVFGNFMLPLMLGAKDVAFPRLNLLSLYIYLAGAVLALWGMLNGGLDTGWTFYTPYSAHTTTTVAPVLFGAFIIGFSSIVTGINFIVTTHTMRAPGITWFKMPLFVWAIYATSCIQVLATPVIGLLLVLVTVENLFGFGMFDPARGGDPVLFQHLFWFYSHPAVYIMVLPSFGVMSEIVATYSRKNIFGYRAVAYSSLGIAFVGFFAWGHHMFVSGQSTFAGGLFGVLTMLVGVFTAIKVFNWVGTVYKGAVEFKTPFAYFCGFLFFTVFGGMTGIALGTVSLDVAWHDTYFVVAHFHFIMVGATIMAFLAALHYWFPKMFGRTYHEGWGLVSAALIILGFNATFIPQFLLGNNGMPRRYYEYPERFQALNVASTAGATLLAFGFIIIAMYLTYALIYGKASGKNPWRSKGYEWLSESPPPTHNFVGPQPVFPEEPHFYVDPKKAEVPDAV, encoded by the coding sequence ATGACGCCATCCAGTAGCATCGCAGCCCCGGGCGCCACCCCCGCGCCCGAGGAGCATCACGACCACCACCCGAGCTACCTGGTCGACGGCACCACCATCAAATCGTGGCTGCTGACGGTCGACCACAAGCGCATCGGGCTCATGTTCCTGTTCTGGGTCCTGCTGTTCTTCCTCGTGGGCGGCATCTTCGCGCTGCTCATCCGGGTAGAGCTGCTGACGCCGGGCCCGACCATCATGGACGCGATGACGTACAACCGTACGTTCACGCTCCATGGCCTGGTCATGATCTTCCTGTTCATGATTCCGGCCATCCCCGCCGTCTTCGGCAACTTCATGTTGCCGCTGATGCTGGGTGCCAAGGACGTGGCCTTCCCTCGGCTGAACCTGCTGTCACTCTACATCTACCTGGCCGGCGCGGTGTTGGCGCTGTGGGGCATGCTCAACGGCGGCCTGGACACGGGCTGGACGTTCTACACCCCGTACAGCGCGCACACGACGACCACGGTGGCGCCGGTGCTGTTCGGCGCGTTCATCATCGGGTTCAGCTCCATCGTCACGGGCATCAACTTCATCGTGACGACCCACACCATGCGCGCGCCGGGCATCACCTGGTTCAAGATGCCGCTGTTCGTGTGGGCCATCTACGCCACCAGTTGCATCCAGGTGCTGGCCACGCCGGTCATCGGCCTGCTGCTGGTCCTGGTGACGGTGGAGAACCTGTTCGGGTTCGGCATGTTCGACCCGGCGCGCGGCGGCGACCCGGTGCTCTTCCAGCACCTGTTCTGGTTCTACAGCCACCCGGCCGTGTACATCATGGTGCTGCCGTCCTTCGGCGTGATGAGCGAGATCGTCGCGACCTACAGCCGCAAGAACATCTTCGGCTACCGCGCGGTGGCGTACTCCAGCCTGGGCATCGCCTTCGTGGGCTTCTTCGCCTGGGGCCACCACATGTTCGTGTCCGGCCAGTCCACCTTCGCGGGCGGCCTGTTCGGCGTGCTGACCATGCTGGTGGGCGTGTTCACCGCCATCAAGGTCTTCAACTGGGTGGGCACCGTCTACAAGGGCGCGGTCGAGTTCAAGACGCCCTTCGCCTACTTCTGCGGCTTCCTGTTCTTCACCGTGTTCGGTGGCATGACGGGCATCGCGCTGGGCACGGTGTCGCTGGACGTCGCCTGGCACGACACCTACTTCGTGGTGGCGCACTTCCACTTCATCATGGTGGGCGCGACCATCATGGCCTTCCTGGCCGCCCTCCACTACTGGTTCCCGAAGATGTTCGGGCGCACGTACCACGAGGGTTGGGGTCTGGTGTCCGCGGCGCTCATCATCCTGGGCTTCAACGCCACGTTCATTCCCCAGTTCCTACTGGGCAACAACGGCATGCCGCGCCGCTACTATGAGTACCCGGAGCGCTTCCAGGCGCTGAACGTGGCCTCCACGGCCGGCGCGACGCTGCTGGCGTTCGGGTTCATCATCATCGCCATGTACCTGACGTACGCCCTGATCTACGGCAAGGCGTCCGGCAAGAACCCATGGCGCAGCAAGGGCTACGAGTGGCTGTCCGAGTCTCCGCCGCCGACCCACAACTTCGTGGGGCCGCAGCCGGTGTTCCCGGAGGAGCCCCACTTCTACGTGGACCCCAAGAAGGCCGAGGTGCCCGATGCAGTCTAG
- a CDS encoding cytochrome c oxidase subunit 3 family protein: MQSSSHAAGGAAVPVPRLAGHFASLEVQNHAARLGMWLFLATEILLFAGLFICYGVYRFLFPEAWAAASRSLDLTLGTINTVVLITSSLTAALAVHYAKEGKNKMVAVQIALTLVMAVGFLVIKYFEYHHKFEIGTLPGRFYSYEGIQLPGVPLYFTVYFCATALHGIHVVIGMIVLAFSMVRALKKADFGPNNYTMVELGSMYWHLVDLVWIFLFPMLYLV; encoded by the coding sequence ATGCAGTCTAGTTCTCACGCCGCCGGGGGCGCCGCCGTGCCCGTCCCCCGGCTCGCCGGCCACTTCGCCTCGCTCGAGGTGCAGAACCACGCCGCGCGCCTGGGCATGTGGCTGTTCCTGGCGACGGAAATCCTGCTCTTCGCCGGCCTCTTCATCTGCTACGGCGTCTACCGCTTCCTCTTCCCGGAGGCGTGGGCCGCCGCCAGCCGCAGCCTGGACCTGACGCTGGGCACCATCAACACGGTGGTGCTCATCACCTCCTCGCTCACCGCGGCGCTCGCGGTGCACTACGCGAAGGAGGGGAAGAACAAGATGGTCGCGGTGCAGATTGCCCTCACCCTGGTGATGGCCGTCGGCTTCCTCGTCATCAAGTACTTCGAGTACCACCACAAGTTCGAGATTGGCACGCTGCCGGGCCGCTTCTACTCGTACGAGGGCATCCAGCTTCCGGGCGTGCCCCTGTACTTCACGGTCTACTTCTGCGCGACGGCCCTGCACGGTATCCACGTCGTCATCGGCATGATCGTGCTGGCCTTCTCCATGGTCCGCGCGCTGAAGAAGGCTGACTTCGGGCCGAACAACTACACGATGGTCGAGCTGGGCAGCATGTACTGGCACCTCGTCGACCTGGTGTGGATCTTCCTCTTCCCGATGCTGTACCTCGTTTGA
- a CDS encoding cytochrome C oxidase subunit IV family protein, whose translation MGIANESRQEEQNMREEHHGAGRYWLIWGLLLVLTFVTVATGGIHIPTWGLVLALVIASTKGALVLLYFMHLIDHRGANRLVFAVSIIFVVLMLAIPLVDLGTRFRGATPPGSTYSDLQAIDIGADAEEGRYGGGIRKEGKMGEESGAPKQ comes from the coding sequence ATGGGCATTGCCAACGAATCCCGGCAAGAAGAACAGAACATGCGCGAGGAGCACCACGGAGCGGGCCGTTACTGGCTCATCTGGGGCCTGCTGCTGGTGCTGACGTTTGTCACGGTTGCCACCGGCGGCATCCACATCCCGACGTGGGGCTTGGTGCTGGCGCTCGTCATCGCCTCCACCAAGGGCGCGCTGGTGCTGCTCTACTTCATGCACCTGATTGACCACCGCGGCGCCAACCGACTGGTGTTCGCCGTCTCCATCATCTTCGTGGTGCTGATGCTCGCCATTCCGCTGGTGGACCTGGGCACCCGCTTCCGCGGCGCCACGCCTCCGGGTTCGACGTACAGCGACCTGCAGGCGATCGACATCGGCGCGGACGCCGAGGAAGGCCGCTACGGCGGCGGCATCCGCAAGGAAGGGAAGATGGGCGAGGAGTCCGGCGCGCCCAAGCAGTAA
- a CDS encoding DUF481 domain-containing protein, with protein sequence MLSAAFLIATSLQAQTPAPAPSTPPAPAAETAAAAPLSVEERAAAAAERAAIAAERAAEASVRAAEAAERAAAVTAPPPASAPEAAPATDKKQGEWDVTVGLGLISLTGNASTLTVSGLASAQRTTDNWIYAIKSYGSYGRSRPPEVTGEEAVSQVVAFNAGLELRGDRRFTEVISGYLLAGAETDHVKSVESRTFGEGGLGVLWWDEKKEKGRESYLRTDAAFRYANETRFQYYPTRLNLPDVDLGGPRFGAVFRYGLAQNVTFKEDVEVLVSVIGDSRMLFNSQTQLSVGLTKQLSLGTSFLVKHDSAPPPGKVSTDTALALNFEVML encoded by the coding sequence ATGCTTTCCGCTGCCTTCTTGATTGCCACGTCCCTGCAGGCCCAGACGCCTGCGCCCGCTCCCTCCACGCCGCCGGCTCCCGCCGCCGAGACCGCGGCCGCCGCGCCCCTCAGCGTGGAGGAGCGCGCCGCCGCCGCCGCCGAGCGCGCCGCCATCGCCGCTGAGCGCGCCGCCGAGGCCAGCGTCCGCGCCGCCGAGGCCGCCGAGCGCGCCGCCGCCGTCACGGCTCCGCCCCCGGCCTCCGCGCCCGAGGCTGCCCCCGCCACCGACAAGAAGCAGGGCGAGTGGGACGTCACCGTCGGCCTGGGCCTCATCTCGCTGACGGGTAACGCCTCCACCCTGACGGTGAGCGGCCTGGCCAGCGCCCAGCGCACGACGGACAACTGGATCTACGCCATCAAGTCCTACGGCTCCTATGGCCGCAGCCGTCCGCCCGAAGTCACGGGCGAGGAGGCCGTGTCCCAGGTGGTGGCGTTCAACGCGGGCCTGGAGCTGCGCGGTGACCGGCGCTTCACCGAGGTCATCAGCGGCTACCTGCTGGCGGGCGCGGAGACGGACCATGTGAAGAGCGTGGAGTCACGCACCTTCGGCGAAGGCGGTCTGGGCGTGCTGTGGTGGGACGAGAAGAAGGAGAAGGGCCGCGAGTCCTACCTCCGCACGGACGCCGCCTTCCGTTACGCCAACGAGACGCGCTTCCAGTACTACCCCACGCGGTTGAACCTGCCGGACGTGGACCTGGGCGGTCCCCGCTTCGGCGCGGTGTTCCGCTACGGCCTGGCGCAGAACGTCACCTTCAAGGAGGACGTGGAGGTGCTGGTGAGCGTCATCGGCGACTCGCGCATGCTCTTCAACAGCCAGACGCAGCTGTCCGTGGGGCTCACCAAGCAGCTGTCGCTGGGCACCAGCTTCCTGGTGAAGCACGACAGCGCGCCACCTCCGGGCAAGGTGTCTACGGACACCGCGCTGGCGCTGAACTTCGAAGTGATGCTGTAG
- a CDS encoding GNAT family N-acetyltransferase, producing the protein MHLVVANEAQKADRDRHTYTAWGSPLTVEQFLEREQRLRAHAWSQDTMRTWLLCDDAGRVLTSCETFRTPSYLRGPDCQTTRGDSFVIASVYTEPALRGHGHATRLMDQVAAELECTEPDAQAAVLYSDVGARIYRRSGYQEVPAWDWHLPVGNGPVIRKVDALLEDPDVPSALERMRRPEVPFYLWPDATQVDWHLERERIYAELLRRPRPRACGAVVGSSTALWAMMARQGELVVLMLDARSEDDAAALLEAAGAQAHKAGLSKVVLWEEPGNMPWVARLPEASREARDGSLPMVRPLRAGLPAAADIPFARALWA; encoded by the coding sequence ATGCATCTGGTCGTCGCCAACGAAGCACAGAAAGCCGACAGGGACCGCCACACCTATACGGCCTGGGGCTCGCCCCTCACCGTCGAGCAGTTTCTCGAGCGGGAGCAGCGGCTGCGCGCCCATGCGTGGAGCCAGGACACCATGCGCACCTGGCTGCTGTGCGACGACGCCGGCCGCGTGCTCACCTCGTGCGAGACGTTCCGCACCCCCAGCTACCTGCGCGGCCCCGACTGTCAGACGACACGCGGCGACAGCTTCGTCATCGCCAGCGTCTACACCGAGCCGGCCCTGCGCGGACACGGCCACGCCACGCGGCTGATGGACCAGGTGGCCGCGGAGCTGGAGTGCACGGAGCCGGACGCCCAGGCCGCCGTGCTCTACTCCGACGTGGGCGCCCGCATCTACCGGCGCTCCGGCTACCAGGAGGTCCCCGCCTGGGACTGGCACCTGCCGGTGGGCAATGGGCCCGTGATTCGCAAGGTGGACGCGCTGTTGGAAGACCCGGACGTGCCCTCGGCGCTCGAGCGGATGCGGCGGCCAGAGGTGCCCTTCTACCTGTGGCCGGACGCCACGCAGGTGGACTGGCACCTGGAGCGCGAGCGCATCTACGCGGAGCTGCTGCGCCGCCCCCGCCCCCGGGCCTGCGGCGCGGTGGTGGGCTCGTCCACGGCGCTGTGGGCGATGATGGCCCGCCAAGGAGAGCTGGTGGTGCTGATGCTGGACGCGCGCTCCGAGGACGACGCCGCCGCGCTGCTGGAGGCCGCGGGGGCCCAGGCCCACAAGGCCGGGCTGTCCAAGGTGGTGCTGTGGGAGGAGCCGGGCAACATGCCGTGGGTGGCCCGGCTTCCCGAAGCCAGCCGCGAGGCCCGGGATGGCTCGTTGCCCATGGTGCGCCCCCTGCGCGCGGGCCTGCCCGCCGCCGCGGACATCCCCTTCGCTCGCGCGCTGTGGGCGTGA